Proteins encoded within one genomic window of Alcanivorax sp. REN37:
- a CDS encoding Na+/H+ antiporter NhaC family protein — protein sequence MNSDHAPTPRAAALLPLLSFLVLFLGSGLYFSATGVDYAFYQIKAPVVAMVAIVLALAMAGRPLSRSVDRLLLGVGHPNIMLMCLVFLLAGAFASVTQSIGSVDATVQMGLSLMPASAVLPALFIITAFIATAMGTSMGTIAAAAPIAVGFAGATGLSLPLAIGAVVGGAMFGDNLSMISDTTIAATRSQGAALRDKFRVNLWIALPAAVVTVVLLAALGGGTHPVASAPVDGWKVLPYVAVFLLALSGLHVLVVLMIGIVLAGGVGLADSGYGIAALSGAIYSGFESMFEIMLLSMLIGGLSQLLHDQGGTRWLIDRIQATTRRWQRAGARVGEAGIAALVVVSNLFVANNTVAIVVCGSMAKEIAEEYRVSPRRAASMLDLFSCVVQGLIPYGAQVLLACSIAGLSPLALMGAIHYCWMLGIAGVVALLVQRPR from the coding sequence ATGAATTCCGACCACGCCCCGACGCCACGGGCCGCCGCGTTGCTGCCGTTGTTGAGCTTCCTCGTGCTGTTCCTCGGCAGTGGCCTGTACTTCAGCGCCACTGGCGTCGATTACGCGTTCTACCAGATCAAAGCGCCGGTGGTGGCGATGGTGGCCATCGTGCTGGCACTGGCGATGGCGGGGCGGCCGCTGTCGCGCAGTGTCGATCGGCTGCTGCTTGGCGTTGGCCATCCCAACATCATGCTGATGTGCCTGGTGTTTCTGCTGGCCGGCGCGTTCGCCAGCGTGACGCAGAGCATCGGCAGTGTCGACGCCACGGTGCAGATGGGGCTGTCGCTGATGCCGGCCAGCGCGGTATTGCCGGCGCTGTTCATCATCACCGCCTTCATCGCCACCGCCATGGGTACCTCCATGGGCACCATCGCCGCCGCTGCGCCGATTGCGGTGGGCTTTGCCGGCGCCACCGGGTTGTCGTTGCCGCTGGCGATTGGGGCGGTAGTGGGCGGTGCCATGTTCGGTGACAACCTGTCGATGATCTCGGACACCACCATCGCTGCCACCCGCAGCCAAGGCGCAGCGCTGCGAGACAAGTTTCGCGTCAATCTGTGGATCGCACTGCCGGCAGCAGTGGTCACGGTGGTATTGCTGGCCGCCCTCGGCGGCGGCACCCATCCGGTGGCCAGCGCGCCGGTGGACGGCTGGAAGGTGTTGCCCTATGTGGCGGTGTTCCTGCTGGCGCTGAGCGGGCTGCATGTGCTGGTGGTGCTGATGATCGGCATCGTGCTGGCCGGCGGCGTTGGGCTGGCGGACAGCGGTTACGGCATCGCCGCGTTGAGCGGCGCCATCTACAGCGGCTTTGAAAGCATGTTCGAGATCATGCTGTTGTCGATGCTGATCGGTGGCCTGTCGCAACTACTGCACGATCAGGGCGGTACCCGCTGGCTGATCGACCGCATTCAGGCCACTACTCGCCGCTGGCAGCGCGCCGGCGCCCGCGTCGGCGAAGCCGGTATTGCTGCGCTGGTGGTGGTGTCGAACCTGTTCGTCGCCAACAACACTGTGGCGATTGTGGTGTGCGGCAGCATGGCCAAGGAAATCGCCGAAGAATATCGCGTCAGCCCACGCCGGGCGGCGAGCATGCTGGATCTCTTTTCCTGCGTGGTGCAGGGCCTGATTCCCTATGGCGCCCAAGTGCTGCTGGCGTGCTCCATCGCCGGGCTGTCGCCGTTGGCGCTGATGGGGGCGATTCATTACTGCTGGATGCTCGGTATTGCCGGCGTGGTGGCGTTGTTGGTGCAGCGGCCGCGATAA
- a CDS encoding lysozyme inhibitor LprI family protein — translation MRKILVLTLASLALPSVAASSEIDCNDPLNTVEINHCAQREVDAAQAELTKYFQASLDQHADDPTLITALRTAQHAWEAFAAAHCDAIYTQWRGGTIRALMALSCREQLTRARTHQLWQAFLADMDGNADLPEPPQPKQP, via the coding sequence ATGCGCAAAATACTTGTCCTGACGTTGGCCAGCTTGGCCCTGCCCAGCGTTGCCGCCAGCAGTGAGATCGACTGCAACGATCCGCTCAACACCGTGGAAATCAATCACTGTGCCCAGCGTGAAGTGGACGCCGCCCAGGCCGAGCTGACCAAGTACTTCCAAGCCAGCCTCGACCAACACGCCGATGATCCAACGTTGATCACCGCACTGCGCACTGCCCAGCACGCTTGGGAGGCGTTTGCCGCCGCCCATTGCGATGCCATTTATACCCAGTGGCGCGGCGGCACCATTCGCGCACTGATGGCACTGTCCTGCCGGGAGCAGCTGACCCGGGCCCGCACTCACCAGCTGTGGCAGGCGTTCTTGGCCGACATGGATGGCAACGCGGACCTGCCAGAGCCACCACAACCGAAACAGCCGTAG
- the cobS gene encoding adenosylcobinamide-GDP ribazoletransferase, with product MSAAPLRVALQFLTRLPVSAPAPDAALAGRAMLCWPLAGALIGALLALLGVALGYLGMAALPLAVVLVIAWVAVTGGLHLDGLADSADGWIGGQGDRDRTLEIMRDPRSGPMGVTALVLVLLAKVAALAVLWRLGNAIPALIAAALLGRASCLALYLSLPYARTEGIGRSAADNLSPPAAWTALGLAWLAAALLAPLAALAAAMWVLWVRRALQRRLGGFTGDTAGALVETVEVVVLLTAGLAF from the coding sequence GTGAGCGCGGCCCCGCTGCGCGTCGCGCTGCAATTTCTCACTCGGCTGCCGGTGTCAGCACCGGCGCCAGACGCGGCGCTGGCCGGCCGCGCCATGCTGTGCTGGCCATTGGCCGGCGCGCTGATCGGCGCCCTGTTGGCGCTGTTGGGCGTGGCGCTGGGCTATCTGGGCATGGCCGCATTGCCGCTGGCGGTGGTGCTGGTGATCGCCTGGGTGGCGGTCACCGGCGGCCTGCATTTGGACGGTCTGGCTGACAGCGCCGACGGCTGGATAGGCGGCCAAGGCGATCGCGACCGCACGCTGGAGATCATGCGCGACCCGCGCAGTGGCCCGATGGGCGTCACCGCGTTGGTGCTGGTACTGCTGGCCAAGGTGGCGGCGCTGGCGGTGCTGTGGCGGTTGGGCAACGCCATCCCAGCGCTGATTGCCGCCGCCCTGCTCGGCCGCGCCAGTTGCCTGGCCCTGTATCTATCACTGCCTTATGCGCGCACCGAGGGGATCGGCCGTTCCGCGGCGGACAATCTGTCACCGCCGGCGGCATGGACGGCGCTGGGGCTGGCTTGGCTGGCGGCGGCATTGCTCGCACCGCTGGCCGCACTGGCGGCAGCGATGTGGGTGCTGTGGGTGCGGCGGGCACTGCAGCGGCGGCTGGGTGGATTTACCGGCGACACCGCGGGCGCGTTGGTGGAAACCGTGGAAGTGGTGGTGTTATTGACCGCAGGGCTGGCATTCTGA
- a CDS encoding histidine phosphatase family protein: protein MEPLPTLFDLLRHGEPQGGTKYRGHLDDPLSATGWAQMRAAVQADEPWQRIVSSPLQRCQAFARELADARGLPLEIEPAFMEISFGDWEGLTLEQVQARDPERLQAFWRGEADPPGGEPLADFVARLRGAWQHWRERCQGEHVLLVCHGGVIRVLLADVLGLEVGHALARIQVDFACRSRVRLDGPLSSLLAHGYRSTPP, encoded by the coding sequence ATGGAACCCCTGCCGACCCTGTTTGACCTGCTGCGCCACGGCGAGCCACAAGGTGGCACCAAGTACCGGGGCCATCTGGACGATCCGCTGTCCGCCACCGGTTGGGCGCAGATGCGCGCGGCGGTGCAGGCGGATGAGCCGTGGCAGCGCATTGTCAGCTCGCCGCTGCAACGCTGTCAGGCGTTCGCGCGCGAACTGGCGGACGCGCGCGGCCTGCCGCTGGAGATCGAGCCGGCATTTATGGAAATCAGCTTCGGCGACTGGGAAGGGCTGACGCTGGAGCAGGTACAGGCGCGCGACCCCGAGCGGCTGCAGGCGTTCTGGCGCGGGGAGGCCGACCCGCCCGGCGGCGAACCGCTGGCCGACTTCGTCGCCCGCCTCCGTGGCGCTTGGCAGCACTGGCGCGAGCGCTGCCAAGGCGAGCACGTGTTGCTGGTGTGCCACGGCGGTGTGATTCGCGTGCTGCTGGCAGACGTGCTGGGGCTGGAAGTCGGCCATGCACTGGCCCGCATCCAGGTGGATTTCGCCTGTCGCTCGCGGGTGCGCCTCGACGGTCCGCTCAGCAGCCTGCTGGCCCACGGCTATCGGAGCACGCCGCCGTGA
- the cobT gene encoding nicotinate-nucleotide--dimethylbenzimidazole phosphoribosyltransferase — MSSAFWQLAPTAPDAAVAAQARHHQTQLTKPPGALGQLEALAITLAAQQGRVFPQLQRPWITVFAGDHGVCEEGVSAFPQAVTAQMVANFAAGGAAINVLAQQLDATLEVVNLGTVAPLPPLAGVRDAAIMPGTANLCRTPAMTTAQCTAALAEGDAAAARAADAGSDLFIGGEMGIGNTTAAAALASALLACDPAALAGPGTGLAPAGVQHKVQVLRAALARHGTDSEPLAALASLGGLELAGMAGAFIGAAQRGIPVLVDGFIATAAALAACRLQPALRPWLHFGHRSGEPGHSRLLSALDASPLLDLGLRLGEGSGAAAAVPLLKLACALHRDMATFADAGISGA; from the coding sequence ATGTCCTCTGCATTCTGGCAACTGGCGCCAACGGCGCCGGATGCGGCGGTGGCCGCGCAGGCCCGCCACCATCAAACCCAATTGACCAAGCCCCCCGGTGCACTGGGGCAACTGGAAGCGCTGGCGATCACGCTGGCCGCGCAACAGGGTCGCGTGTTCCCGCAACTGCAGCGGCCCTGGATCACCGTGTTTGCCGGCGATCACGGCGTCTGTGAGGAAGGGGTGTCCGCCTTTCCGCAGGCGGTGACGGCGCAGATGGTAGCCAATTTTGCCGCCGGCGGCGCGGCCATCAACGTGCTGGCACAGCAACTGGATGCCACGCTGGAAGTGGTCAACCTCGGCACTGTAGCGCCGCTACCGCCGCTGGCCGGTGTGCGTGATGCAGCGATCATGCCCGGCACCGCCAACCTGTGCCGCACGCCGGCCATGACCACAGCTCAATGCACCGCCGCACTGGCCGAAGGTGATGCCGCGGCGGCGCGCGCCGCTGACGCCGGCAGCGACCTGTTTATCGGCGGCGAGATGGGCATCGGCAATACCACCGCCGCTGCTGCACTGGCCAGCGCACTGCTCGCCTGCGACCCGGCAGCACTGGCTGGCCCCGGCACCGGACTGGCGCCCGCCGGCGTGCAACATAAAGTGCAGGTGCTGCGCGCTGCGCTGGCCCGCCACGGCACGGACAGCGAGCCGCTGGCAGCGCTGGCCTCACTGGGCGGCTTGGAGCTGGCCGGCATGGCCGGCGCTTTCATCGGTGCTGCTCAGCGCGGCATCCCAGTGCTAGTGGACGGCTTCATCGCCACCGCTGCCGCGCTCGCCGCCTGTCGCCTGCAGCCCGCACTGCGACCGTGGCTGCACTTCGGTCACCGCTCCGGCGAACCCGGCCACAGCCGCTTGCTCAGCGCATTGGACGCCAGCCCGTTGCTGGATCTCGGACTGCGTCTTGGCGAAGGCAGCGGCGCCGCTGCCGCGGTGCCGTTATTGAAACTGGCCTGCGCGCTGCACCGCGACATGGCCACCTTTGCCGACGCCGGCATCAGCGGCGCCTGA
- the cbiB gene encoding adenosylcobinamide-phosphate synthase CbiB, translated as MAAPGLSLLLGLAADRLLGEPRRHHPLVYFGHWAQWLEQRLNPPSVTRSDVAGRAAGVLALLLAVVPLLWLSVWLLHALPGWAAALLSLAGLYAALGLRSLGDHARAIAEPLAAADLPAARVAVAQVVSRDCSTLDQTGIARAATESVLENGADAVFASLFWFALAGLPGVLLHRLVNTLDAMWGYRNQRFVDFGWAAARLDDVLGWLPARLTAATYWLLAPAGNRPQVWRCWQQQGRVWGSPNAGPVMAAGAAALGVTLGGPAQYHGRVSERPLLGAGPAPQAATLAAAMTLVQRGAWLWALLWWLAGAVR; from the coding sequence ATGGCGGCGCCGGGGCTGTCATTGCTGCTCGGTCTAGCCGCCGACCGTCTGTTGGGCGAGCCGCGCCGCCACCATCCGCTGGTGTATTTTGGCCATTGGGCGCAGTGGCTTGAGCAGCGGCTCAACCCACCGTCGGTGACGCGCTCCGATGTGGCCGGCCGCGCTGCCGGCGTGCTGGCGTTGCTGTTGGCAGTGGTGCCGCTACTGTGGCTGTCGGTGTGGCTGCTGCACGCGTTGCCGGGCTGGGCGGCCGCGCTGTTGTCGTTAGCGGGCCTGTATGCGGCGCTGGGGCTGCGTAGCCTCGGTGATCACGCCCGCGCCATCGCTGAGCCGCTGGCGGCCGCCGACCTGCCCGCCGCCCGCGTGGCGGTGGCACAGGTGGTCAGCCGTGATTGCAGTACCCTGGACCAAACCGGTATCGCTCGCGCGGCCACCGAATCGGTGCTGGAAAACGGCGCCGATGCGGTGTTCGCCAGCCTGTTCTGGTTTGCACTGGCGGGGCTGCCCGGGGTACTGCTGCATCGGTTGGTGAATACGTTGGATGCGATGTGGGGTTACCGCAATCAACGCTTTGTCGATTTCGGTTGGGCCGCAGCGCGGCTGGATGACGTGCTCGGCTGGCTGCCAGCGCGTCTCACCGCCGCCACCTATTGGTTGCTGGCCCCGGCGGGGAACCGGCCACAGGTGTGGCGCTGCTGGCAGCAGCAGGGCCGGGTTTGGGGCAGTCCCAACGCCGGTCCGGTGATGGCGGCTGGCGCGGCGGCACTGGGCGTGACGCTCGGTGGCCCTGCGCAATACCACGGTCGCGTCAGTGAACGCCCGTTGCTGGGCGCCGGCCCGGCACCGCAGGCGGCTACGCTGGCGGCGGCGATGACATTAGTGCAGCGTGGCGCTTGGTTGTGGGCGTTGCTGTGGTGGTTGGCAGGAGCAGTGCGATGA
- the cobD gene encoding threonine-phosphate decarboxylase CobD, giving the protein MTGLRHGGQLAAAAAHYRIPLHKWLDLSTGINPEGWPVPALAAEVWQRLPDMNDGLDAVLADWAGAPADAYCVPLPGSQAAIQLLPRLRAAARVGVPVPGYAEHAHRWRSAGHEVVELNSAVEVDIALPQLDVLVLVQPNNPTGALWPAAQLRSWHQQLATRGGWLVVDEAFMDPIAAPQSLAGASGAPGLVVLRSLGKFFGLAGLRSGLALTDRALGAALAAELGPWAVSGPARSLVRQAVADRTWQVQTARNLQRAQARLVHLLEQAGLTVAGSTPLFCYVPHPAAVFVADELARQGILVRHWDAAENGGQAALRFGLPPADAGQWQRLAQALRTIR; this is encoded by the coding sequence ATGACGGGGTTGCGTCACGGTGGACAATTAGCGGCTGCGGCGGCGCATTACCGCATCCCGCTGCATAAGTGGCTCGATCTTTCCACCGGCATTAACCCGGAAGGGTGGCCGGTGCCGGCGTTGGCGGCGGAGGTCTGGCAACGGTTGCCGGACATGAACGATGGCCTCGATGCGGTGCTGGCGGACTGGGCCGGGGCGCCAGCCGATGCCTATTGCGTGCCGCTGCCGGGCAGTCAGGCCGCGATTCAGCTGCTGCCACGGCTGCGTGCGGCGGCCCGGGTCGGCGTGCCGGTGCCCGGCTATGCCGAGCATGCTCATCGCTGGCGTAGCGCCGGCCATGAGGTGGTAGAGCTGAACAGCGCGGTGGAGGTCGACATCGCCTTGCCGCAGCTGGATGTGCTGGTGTTGGTGCAACCGAACAATCCCACCGGTGCGCTGTGGCCGGCGGCGCAGCTGCGCAGCTGGCACCAGCAACTGGCTACCCGTGGCGGTTGGCTGGTGGTGGATGAAGCCTTCATGGACCCGATTGCTGCCCCGCAAAGCTTAGCCGGTGCGAGCGGCGCGCCGGGGCTGGTGGTGCTGCGTTCGTTGGGCAAGTTCTTCGGGCTGGCCGGACTGCGCAGCGGTCTGGCACTGACGGATCGCGCACTGGGCGCGGCACTGGCAGCCGAGCTTGGCCCCTGGGCGGTCAGCGGCCCGGCACGCAGTCTGGTGCGGCAGGCGGTGGCGGACCGCACCTGGCAGGTGCAGACCGCGCGCAACCTGCAGCGGGCGCAAGCGCGGCTGGTGCATCTGCTGGAACAGGCTGGGCTGACGGTGGCCGGCAGCACGCCGCTATTTTGTTATGTGCCGCACCCGGCGGCGGTGTTCGTGGCCGATGAGCTGGCGCGCCAGGGCATTCTGGTGCGCCATTGGGACGCCGCCGAGAACGGTGGCCAGGCGGCCCTGCGGTTCGGCCTGCCGCCGGCCGACGCCGGCCAGTGGCAGCGACTGGCGCAGGCGCTGCGCACGATCCGCTGA
- a CDS encoding TonB-dependent receptor domain-containing protein: MNTPARRRVAGTAPRFALHTLSLAIGTALLAATAHADSEDDDSRLLNPLVVTPALMAQTVDESLSAVTVIDRDAIERRQPRDFTELMRGQPGIDVVSNGAFGKTTSVFTRGTSSSSTVLLVDGIRLRSATSGTPSWQHLPTPMLQRAEIVRGSRGSLYGADAVGGVVQVFTRDNDGEDRHWLRLGGGEFDSREAGVGVSGSEGNTRYSLSVNHFATDGAPVVRGGEDKPYRNTSALASVGHQFDNGVELSTVLLRSNGRTHYEGGYQEFLNQTAGVKLDVPVNQHWRTSVQLSEARDDTEAVDNYPGYFDTRTRSARLDNTVLLGERHYLVVGADYLEDRVTSLNSYDERSRDNVGVFGQLTLGYGDTTVQANLRWDDNEAFGTKVTGGVALGLDIDGVHRARASYATAFRAPTFNDLYYPGSGNPDVNPETSATVELGLRAQYDHWFWDAALYQMDVDDLIAWAPSAPGSPVWVPMNVDKARIRGAELQSGTVLAGWQLQLAATFTDARDARTDNWLPRRARDGMRVDVDRQFGAFGVGASALAQSHRFENAANSQRLAGYGQLDLRASWAFHPRWTARLSVENLFDKQYELARGYINAGRYAFLSVQYQSR; encoded by the coding sequence TTGAACACTCCAGCACGCCGGCGGGTGGCCGGTACCGCTCCACGTTTTGCCCTGCACACGCTTTCCCTGGCCATTGGCACTGCGCTGCTGGCGGCTACCGCCCACGCGGACAGCGAAGACGATGACAGTCGGCTGCTCAACCCGCTGGTGGTCACGCCGGCGCTGATGGCACAGACCGTTGATGAGAGTCTGTCCGCTGTCACCGTGATCGACCGTGATGCGATCGAGCGCCGCCAGCCGCGCGATTTCACCGAGCTGATGCGCGGCCAACCCGGCATCGACGTGGTCAGCAATGGCGCCTTCGGCAAGACCACCAGTGTGTTCACCCGCGGCACCAGCAGCAGCTCCACGGTGCTGCTGGTGGATGGCATCCGCCTGCGCTCGGCCACTTCCGGCACCCCGTCCTGGCAGCACCTGCCGACACCGATGCTGCAACGCGCTGAGATCGTGCGCGGCAGCCGTGGCAGCCTCTATGGCGCCGATGCGGTGGGCGGCGTGGTGCAAGTGTTCACCCGCGACAACGATGGCGAAGACCGCCATTGGCTGCGCCTCGGCGGCGGTGAGTTCGACAGCCGCGAAGCCGGCGTCGGCGTCTCCGGCAGCGAAGGCAACACCCGCTACAGCCTGTCGGTCAATCACTTCGCCACCGACGGCGCGCCGGTGGTGCGCGGTGGTGAGGACAAGCCGTACCGCAACACCTCGGCACTCGCCAGCGTTGGCCATCAGTTCGACAACGGCGTTGAGCTGAGCACGGTGCTGCTGCGCAGCAACGGCCGCACCCACTACGAGGGCGGCTACCAAGAATTCCTCAACCAGACCGCCGGCGTGAAACTGGATGTACCGGTAAATCAGCACTGGCGCACCAGCGTGCAGCTGTCTGAAGCGCGCGACGATACCGAAGCGGTGGACAACTACCCCGGTTACTTTGATACCCGTACCCGCAGCGCCCGCCTCGACAACACCGTGCTGCTAGGCGAGCGTCATTACTTGGTAGTCGGTGCGGACTACTTGGAAGACCGCGTCACCAGCCTCAACAGCTACGACGAGCGCAGCCGCGACAACGTCGGCGTGTTCGGCCAGCTGACCCTGGGCTATGGCGATACCACGGTGCAGGCCAACCTGCGTTGGGATGACAACGAAGCGTTCGGCACCAAGGTCACCGGTGGTGTGGCGTTGGGGCTCGACATCGACGGCGTGCACCGTGCCCGCGCCTCCTACGCCACCGCGTTTCGCGCGCCCACCTTCAACGACCTGTACTACCCCGGCAGCGGCAACCCGGACGTGAACCCGGAAACCTCGGCAACCGTGGAGCTGGGTCTGCGCGCCCAGTACGATCACTGGTTCTGGGATGCGGCGCTGTACCAGATGGACGTGGATGACCTGATTGCCTGGGCACCCAGCGCGCCGGGCAGCCCGGTGTGGGTGCCGATGAACGTTGATAAAGCACGCATCCGTGGCGCCGAGCTGCAGTCCGGTACCGTGCTGGCCGGCTGGCAGCTGCAATTGGCTGCCACCTTTACCGATGCCCGTGACGCCAGAACAGACAACTGGCTGCCGCGCCGTGCCCGCGACGGCATGCGTGTCGATGTGGACCGCCAGTTTGGTGCGTTCGGGGTGGGGGCGTCGGCGCTGGCGCAGTCTCACCGCTTCGAAAACGCCGCCAACAGCCAGCGTCTGGCCGGCTATGGTCAACTGGACCTGCGCGCCAGTTGGGCCTTCCATCCGCGTTGGACCGCGCGGCTGTCGGTGGAAAACCTGTTCGACAAACAGTACGAACTGGCGCGCGGCTATATCAATGCCGGCCGCTATGCGTTCCTGAGCGTGCAGTACCAAAGCCGCTGA
- a CDS encoding cobalamin-binding protein: MFTSLWRSALIALLATASVPAWATQRCVVDDDQRELCLAAPAQRIIALSPGATEWVYDAGAGERLVGAVSFSDYPPQANQLPRVGSYQRLDLEALLALQPDLVVAWRSGNPRSQVDTLIRLGVPVYFAEPGDFAGISATVHRLATLAGTEAIGHPRAAAFADEVAALRERYRTATPVTLFYQVWDDPLMTVNDTHFISEAVRLCGGINLFGALPRLTPKLDLEAVLAADPQVIVSGGMGEDDHRWVDAWRRFPSLQAVQAGHLFFVAPSTLQRPSLRLLLGTRALCDHLDQVRSDG, encoded by the coding sequence ATGTTCACAAGCTTGTGGCGCAGTGCGCTGATCGCGTTGTTGGCCACCGCATCGGTGCCAGCATGGGCGACGCAGCGCTGCGTGGTGGACGACGATCAGCGCGAGCTGTGCCTGGCGGCGCCGGCGCAACGCATTATCGCGCTGTCGCCGGGCGCCACCGAGTGGGTCTATGACGCCGGCGCCGGCGAGCGGTTGGTAGGCGCCGTCAGCTTCAGTGACTACCCGCCGCAAGCCAACCAGCTGCCGCGGGTCGGCAGTTACCAGCGCTTGGACCTGGAAGCGCTGTTGGCGCTGCAACCAGATCTGGTGGTGGCGTGGCGCAGCGGCAATCCGCGCAGTCAGGTGGACACCTTGATCCGCCTTGGGGTGCCGGTGTACTTCGCCGAGCCGGGCGATTTCGCCGGCATTAGTGCCACGGTGCACCGGCTCGCCACGCTGGCGGGCACTGAAGCCATCGGCCATCCGCGCGCCGCGGCGTTTGCCGACGAGGTGGCGGCGCTGCGCGAGCGCTACCGCACCGCGACCCCGGTGACGTTGTTCTATCAGGTCTGGGATGACCCGCTGATGACCGTCAATGACACCCATTTCATCAGTGAGGCGGTGCGCCTGTGCGGCGGCATCAATCTGTTCGGCGCTCTGCCACGGCTGACACCGAAGCTGGATTTGGAAGCCGTGCTGGCCGCCGATCCGCAGGTCATCGTGTCCGGCGGCATGGGCGAAGATGATCACCGCTGGGTGGATGCCTGGCGCCGCTTCCCGTCGTTGCAGGCGGTGCAGGCGGGGCACCTGTTCTTTGTGGCGCCGTCTACCTTGCAGCGGCCATCGCTGCGGTTGCTGCTCGGCACCCGCGCGCTGTGCGATCACCTCGACCAAGTGCGTAGCGATGGTTGA
- a CDS encoding FecCD family ABC transporter permease: MVERRTLVVLCLPALALASLVAAVTVGSVAMSPAELWAALLGDGQPLHQTLVWELRLPRALAAFATGGLLALAGALMQVLLRNPLADPYVLGLSGGAAVGALGALSLGLAAWWVSGAAFIGALVSALLVFGLAGLATRGAGERLLLTGVVLAAGWSALVSVLLVIGPTERLPGMLYWLMGDLSHAGTPWPALLLLGVAVLLAWPAGRTLNVLARGALPAAALGVAVRPVERLLYLSASLLTAVAVTTAGTVGFVGLVVPHLMRLLIGNDQRWILPTAAVAGGTLLTAADTLARTVVAPEQLPVGVLTALIGVPTFLWLLVRRRT, encoded by the coding sequence ATGGTTGAGCGCCGCACGCTGGTGGTGTTGTGCCTACCGGCGCTGGCGCTGGCCTCCCTGGTGGCGGCGGTGACGGTGGGCAGTGTCGCCATGAGCCCGGCGGAACTCTGGGCTGCGTTGCTGGGCGACGGCCAACCGCTGCATCAAACCCTGGTCTGGGAGTTGCGCTTGCCGCGCGCGCTGGCGGCGTTTGCCACCGGCGGTTTGCTGGCATTGGCGGGCGCGCTGATGCAAGTGCTGCTGCGCAATCCGTTGGCGGACCCTTATGTGCTGGGACTCTCCGGCGGCGCAGCGGTGGGTGCCTTGGGCGCGCTGTCGTTGGGGCTGGCGGCCTGGTGGGTGTCCGGTGCGGCATTCATTGGTGCGCTGGTGTCGGCGCTGCTGGTATTTGGCTTGGCCGGCCTCGCCACCCGTGGCGCCGGTGAGCGTCTGCTGCTGACCGGTGTGGTGCTGGCCGCCGGCTGGAGCGCGCTGGTCAGCGTGCTGCTGGTGATCGGCCCCACCGAACGGCTGCCGGGCATGTTGTATTGGTTGATGGGCGACCTGAGCCACGCCGGCACACCGTGGCCGGCGCTGCTCCTGCTCGGCGTGGCGGTGCTGCTGGCATGGCCGGCCGGGCGCACGCTCAATGTGCTGGCCCGCGGCGCCTTGCCGGCAGCGGCATTGGGGGTGGCGGTGCGACCGGTAGAGCGGCTGTTGTACCTGAGCGCCAGCCTGCTGACCGCGGTGGCGGTGACCACCGCCGGCACCGTCGGTTTTGTCGGGCTGGTGGTACCGCACCTGATGCGATTGCTGATCGGCAACGATCAGCGCTGGATTCTGCCCACCGCCGCGGTGGCCGGCGGCACCTTGCTGACCGCCGCCGATACCCTGGCACGTACCGTGGTGGCACCGGAGCAGCTGCCGGTAGGCGTGCTCACCGCCTTGATCGGCGTGCCCACCTTCCTGTGGCTGCTAGTGCGGAGGCGCACATGA
- a CDS encoding ABC transporter ATP-binding protein: protein MTALVLQLDRLDPGIPGRTLAPLSLTIQAGECWGILGPNGAGKTTLLHTLAGLRSPAAGQIRLDGQRLSQWPRQALAQRRAVVFQTQQDSFPTTVREAVLLGRYPWRAGWQGETDADHHRVDQALAALSLTALAQRPLEQLSGGERQRVALAVADALAPALWLVDEPTNHLDLHHQVQVMRRLSHHAQAGAAVVMCLHDVNLAARWCDRVLLLGTDGQHQAGDAATLLTEQRLSALYGEPLSRAWLAGAPVFVPTAVAGLDAAAAPAVEPPNA from the coding sequence ATGACGGCCTTGGTATTACAGCTGGACCGGCTCGACCCGGGCATTCCCGGCCGCACGCTGGCACCGCTGTCGCTGACCATCCAGGCCGGTGAATGCTGGGGCATTCTCGGCCCCAATGGCGCCGGCAAAACCACCTTGCTGCATACCCTGGCCGGCTTGCGCTCACCCGCAGCCGGGCAGATACGGTTGGACGGCCAGCGGCTGTCGCAGTGGCCGCGCCAAGCGTTGGCCCAGCGCCGCGCGGTGGTGTTCCAGACTCAGCAGGACAGTTTTCCGACCACGGTACGCGAAGCGGTGCTGCTGGGGCGCTACCCGTGGCGCGCCGGTTGGCAGGGCGAAACCGACGCCGACCATCACCGGGTGGATCAGGCGTTGGCCGCGCTGTCGCTGACCGCCCTGGCGCAGCGGCCGTTGGAACAGTTATCCGGCGGCGAGCGCCAACGGGTGGCGCTGGCGGTGGCCGATGCGCTGGCGCCGGCGCTGTGGTTGGTGGATGAACCCACCAACCATCTCGACCTGCACCATCAAGTGCAGGTGATGCGGCGCCTCAGCCACCATGCGCAGGCCGGTGCTGCGGTGGTGATGTGCCTACATGATGTGAATCTGGCGGCGCGCTGGTGCGACCGGGTGCTGCTGCTTGGCACCGATGGCCAACACCAGGCCGGTGACGCCGCCACGCTGCTTACCGAGCAGCGCCTTTCTGCCCTGTATGGCGAACCGCTCAGCCGCGCGTGGCTGGCCGGGGCGCCGGTTTTTGTACCCACCGCAGTGGCCGGCCTTGATGCCGCCGCTGCCCCCGCCGTGGAGCCTCCCAATGCGTGA